A genomic stretch from Peromyscus eremicus chromosome 6, PerEre_H2_v1, whole genome shotgun sequence includes:
- the LOC131913885 gene encoding dapper homolog 3-like — MSLGAQDYERCVLPKYLGVFSVRTQRVTDGTKSEAGVLISEVPKRHTVLRNDSPREPQFYCWSVSLSQTVINQVNCDFHRRRPSTPASQPRTRPGLCLQGGGCEKPKSPGRSAGPRHGGPGRDGGRRAATVPELGAGRPSREPSSARGSRAGRPRPLKAGRPAVPTKAAAPPPPSPGPPGRPRPHPAPPRSLLVRADPVSVTDSEILGRHLGRQQHSRPQRRPDRSRGASRRAVRAPPDPPSAVGEGGRRRPPGREPGAAVRRRRPRARCSARGSAPMRPHRVPGQARRGQPGPVAIIAPRGPSQRRRRSRETRRPKDPRETHFRLRGGARVAEAEVTRGARKHGLWRCLGFTGASEKHAILELAPQAQSCVYWPGLSRSS, encoded by the exons ATGAGTTTAGGTGCACAGGACTACGAACGATGTGTTCTCCCGAAGTATCTGGGTGTGTTTTCAGTAAGAACACAGAGAGTCACAGATGGCACCAAGTCAGAGGCTGGTGTCCTAATCTCCGAGGTTCCAAAGCGTCACACAGTTCTCCGTAATGACAGTCCAAGGGAACCTCAGTTCTACTGTTGGTCAGTGAGCTTAAGCCAAACGGTTATCAACCAAGTGAAT TGTGACTTCCATCGCCGTCGGCCCAGCACACCGGCTTCGCAGCCACGTACGCGCCcgggcctctgcctccagggaggAGGGTGCGAAAAGCCAAAGTCACCGGGAAGATCAGCAGGCCCGAGGCACGGCGGCCCGGGGAGGGACGGAGGGCGCCGCGCCGCGACCGTGCCAGAGCTCGGAGCGGGGCGACCGAGCCGAGAGCCGAGCTCCGCGCGGGGGTCACGTGCGGGCCGCCCGCGACCGCTCAAGGCCGGCCGCCCCGCCGTCCCCACAAAGGCCGCAGCCCCGCCGCCGCCCTCACCAGGGCCGCCCGGCCGCCCCCggccccaccccgccccgccgCGCTCACTTCTTGTCAGGGCAGATCCAGTCTCCGTCACTGACTCGGAAATTCTTGGTCGACATCTTGGACGCCAGCAGCACAGCCGCCCGCAGCGACGTCCCGACCGGAGCCGCGGGGCCTCGCGCCGGGCTGTCCGCGCGCCGCCGGACCCGCCCTCCGCTGTGGGGGAGGGCGGACGACGAAGGCCTCCCGGCCGCGAGCCTGGCGCCGCCGTGCGGAGACGACGCCCGAGAGCCCGCTGCTCGGCCCGAGGCTCGGCCCCGATGCGGCCTCACCGCGTCCCTGGGCAGGCGCGGCGGGGACAGCCCGGCCCGGTGGCCATCATAGCGCCGCGCGGACCGTCACAGCGCCGCAGGCGCAGCAGAGAGACCCGCAGACCAAAGGACCCCAGAGAAACGCACTTCCGCCTCCGGGGCGGGGCTAGGGTCGCAGAGGCGGAAGTGACTCGCGGGGCTCGGAAGCATGGGCTTTGGCGTTGCCTAGGGTTCACTGGGGCGAGCGAGAAG cacGCAATCCTTGAGTTGGCACCACAGGCTCAGTCTTGCGT ATATTGGCCAGGGCTTTCTCGCAGCTCCTAG
- the Zranb2 gene encoding LOW QUALITY PROTEIN: zinc finger Ran-binding domain-containing protein 2 (The sequence of the model RefSeq protein was modified relative to this genomic sequence to represent the inferred CDS: deleted 2 bases in 2 codons), with protein sequence MSTKNFRVSDGDWICPDKKCGNVNFARRTSCNRCGREKTTEAKMMKAGGTEIGKTLAEKSRGLFSANDWQCKTCSNVNWARRSECNMCNTPKYAKLEERTGYGGGFNERENVEYIEREESDGEYDEFGRKKKKYRGKAVGPASILKEVEDKESEGEEEDEDEDLSKYKLDEDEDEDDADLSKYNLDASEEEDSNKKKANRRSRSKSRSSHSRSSSRSSSPSSSRSRSRSRSRSSSSSQSRSHSGSREHSRSRGSKSRSSSRSTGALLPQEKDLTRVLHHLLRETGRGVTLDLLHPLFAKKDERDHGHPKGTTGRLLINPFWFPFKFKKEIMY encoded by the exons ATGTCGACCAAGAATTTCCGAGTCAGTGACGGAGACTGGATCTGCCCTGACAAGAA gtGTGGAAATGTAAACTTCGCTAGGAGAACAAGCTGTAATAGATGTGGTCGAG AGAAAACAACTGAAGCCAAGATGATGAAAGCTGGGGGCACAGAAATAGGAAAGACGCTGGCAGAGAAGAGCCGAGGCTTATTTAGTGCAAATGACTGGCAGTGCAAAAC TTGCAGTAATGTGAATTGGGCCAGAAGATCAGAGTGTAACATGTGTAATACTCCAAAGTATGCTAAGTTAGAAGAAAGAACGG GATATGGAGGTGGTtttaatgaaagagaaaatgttgaatatatagaaagagaagaaTCTGATGGGGAGTATGATGAG tttggacgtaaaaagaaaaaatacagggGGAAGGCAGTTGGTCCCGCGTCTATATTAAAGGAAGTCGAAGATAAAGAgtcagagggagaagaagaggatgaggatgaaGATCTGTCTAAATATAAGCTGGATGAG gaCGAGGATGAAGATGATGCTGATCTCTCAAAATATAATCTTGATGCCAGTGAAGAAGAAGATAgtaacaaaaagaaagcaaatagacGGAGTCGCTCAAAGTCTCGATCATCTCACTCGAGATCTTCATCACGCTCATCCTCCCCCTCAAGTTCAAGGTCCAGGTCCAG GTCCCGTTCAAGAAGCTCTTCCAGCTCGCAGTCAAGGTCTCACTCCGGTTCCAGAGAACATTCCAGATCCCGTGGTTCGAAATCAAG ATCCAGCTCCAGGTCC ACAGGGGCTCTTCTTCCCCAAGAAAAAGATCTTACTCGAGTTCTTCATCATCTcctgagagagacaggaagaggagtcACTCTAGACCTTCTTCACCCGCTGTTCGCAAAAAAAGACGAACGAGATCACGGTCACCCGAAAG GCACCACAGGTCGTCTTCTG ATCAACCCATTCTGGTTCCCGTTCaagttcaaaaaagaaataatgtattaa